A stretch of the Pristis pectinata isolate sPriPec2 chromosome 7, sPriPec2.1.pri, whole genome shotgun sequence genome encodes the following:
- the ccnb1 gene encoding G2/mitotic-specific cyclin-B1 — translation MALRLVKARAGRNNVEPNVLPAKVGTKIGLRPRTALVDIGNRTQGAKLPIKKGKSTVAPKVEPVKKAVKPIVQQTEIYEDVPEVPVSPPPEATDCISEDLCQAFSDMLLPVKDVDADDCDNPMLCSEYVKDIYKYLRQLEMEQSVRPKYLEGKEITGNMRAILIDWLVQVQRKFQLLQETLYMTVSIIDRFLQDNPVTRNNLQLVGVTAMLVASKYEEMYPPETGDFAYVTDNTYTTAAICEMERRILQKLNFSLGRPLPLHFLRRASKIAEVSSEHHTLAKYLMELTIVDYEMVHFPPSQIAAGAFHLAQKVLNAGDWTPILQHYMAYKEEDLVSVMEHIAKNVVKVNRGLTKHMTIKNKYANSKQMKISTIPQLKSDVIINLSKHLIPQK, via the exons ATGGCTCTGCGCTTGGTCAAG GCTCGTGCTGGCAGAAACAATGTGGAACCAAATGTTCTCCCAGCAAAAGTTGGAACAAAAATTGGCTTGAGACCTAGAACTGCTTTGGTGGACATAGGAAACAGGACACAAGGAGCTAAACTCCCTATAAAAAAG GGGAAAAGTACAGTGGCTCCAAAGGTGGAACCAGTAAAGAAGGCTGTTAAACCCATTGTTCAACAAACAGAAATCTATGAAGATGTACCAGAG GTTCCAGTGTCACCACCTCCTGAAGCAACAGATTGTATATCTGAAGACTTGTGCCAGGCCTTCTCTGACATGCTGCTTCCTGTGAAAGATGTTGATGCAGATGATTGTGACAACCCCATGCTATGCAGTGAATATGTTAAAGATATCTACAAATACTTAAGACAGTTGGAG ATGGAGCAATCTGTGAGGCCCAAATAtttggaggggaaagagataacGGGGAATATGCGTGCCATCTTAATAGACTGGCTTGTACAGGTTCAGAGAAAATTTCAGCTGCTTCAAGAAACATTGTATATGACTGTATCAATCATAGATCGATTCCTTCAG GATAATCCAGTGACCAGGAACAATCTACAACTTGTTGGTGTGACAGCAATGCTAGTGGCTTCTAAATATGAAGAGATGTATCCTCCAGAAACTGGGGACTTTGCCTATGTTACCGACAACACTTACACTACAGCTGCAATATGTGAAATGGAAAGGAGGATTTTGCAAAAGCTCAATTTTTCCCTTGGCCGGCctcttccactgcactttctgcGGAGAGCTTCAAAAATTGCAGAA GTAAGCTCTGAGCATCACACCTTGGCCAAATACTTGATGGAACTGACCATAGTGGACTATGAAATGGTGCATTTTCCCCCATCCCAGATTGCAGCTGGTGCTTTTCACCTTGCTCAAAAAGTCCTAAATGCAGGTGACTGG ACACCTATTCTGCAGCACTACATGGCCTATAAAGAGGAGGATCTCGTATCAGTGATGGAGCATATTGCCAAGAATGTTGTGAAGGTCAATCGAGGCCTCACTAAACACATG ACAATTAAGAACAAATATGCCAACAGCAAGCAAATGAAGATCAGCACCATTCCACAGCTAAAATCTGATGTGATTATCAACTTGTCAAAGCATCTGATACCTCAGAAGTAA